A single region of the Eulemur rufifrons isolate Redbay chromosome 8, OSU_ERuf_1, whole genome shotgun sequence genome encodes:
- the AMPD2 gene encoding AMP deaminase 2 isoform X1, with translation MASYPSDPGKPKAKYPFKKRASLQASTAVPEARGGLGAPPLQSARSLPGPAPCLKHFPLDLRTSMDGKCKEIAEELFSRSLAESELRSAPYEFPEESPIEQLEERRQRLERQISQDVKLEPDILLRAKQDFLKTDSDSDLQLYKEQGEGQGDRGLRERDVVLEREFQRVTISGEEKCGVPFTDLLDAAKSVVRALFIREKYTALSLQSFCPTTRRYLQQLAEKPLETRTYEQGPDTPVSADAPVHPPALEQHPYERCEPSTMPGDLGLGLRMVQGVVHVYTRREPDEHCSEVELPYPDLQEFVADVNVLMALIINGPIKSFCYRRLQYLSSKFQMHVLLNEMKELAAQKKVPHRDFYNIRKVDTHIHASSCMNQKHLLRFIKRAMKRHLDEIVHVEQGREQTLREVFESMNLTAYDLSVDTLDVHADRNTFHRFDKFNAKYNPIGESVLREIFIKTDNRVSGKYFAHIIKEVMSDLEESKYQNAELRLSIYGRSRDEWDKLARWAVMHRVHSPNVRWLVQVPRLFDVYRTKGQLANFQEMLENIFLPLFEATVHPASHPELHLFLEHVDGFDSVDDESKPENHVFNLESPLPEAWVEEDNPPYAYYLYYTFANMATLNHLRRQRGFHTFVLRPHCGEAGPIHHLVSAFMLAENISHGLLLRKAPVLQYLYYLAQIGIAMSPLSNNSLFLSYHRNPLPEYLSRGLMVSLSTDDPLQFHFTKEPLMEEYSIATQVWKLSSCDMCELARNSVLMSGFSHKVKSHWLGPNYTKEGPEGNDIRRTNVPDIRVGYRHETLCQELALITQAVQSEMLETIPEEAGVATSPGPQ, from the exons ATGGCATCCTATCCATCTGACCCTGGCAAGCCCAAGGCCAAATATCCCTTTAAGAAGCGGGCCAGCCTGCAGGCCTCCACTGCAGTTCCAG AGGCTCGGGGTGGTCTGGGGGCCCCTCCGCTGCAGTCTGCCCGATCCCTgccgggccccgccccctgcctcaAGCACTTCCCGCTCGACCTGCGCACGTCTATGGATGGCAAATGCAAGGAGATCGCCGAG gAGCTGTTCAGCCGCTCGCTGGCTGAGAGTGAGCTCCGCAGTGCCCCGTATGAGTTCCCCGAGGAGAGCCCCATCGAGCAGCTGGAGGAGCGGCGGCAGCGGCTGGAGCGGCAGATCAGCCAGGATGTCAA GCTGGAGCCGGACATCCTGCTTAGGGCCAAGCAAGATTTCCTGAAGACGGACAGTGACTCGGACCTACa GCTCTACAAGGAGCAGGGCGAGGGGCAGGGTGACAGGGGCCTGCGGGAGCGTGATGTGGTGCTGGAACGGGAGTTTCAGCGGGTCACCATCTCCGGGGAGGAGAAGTGTGGG GTGCCATTCACAGACCTGCTGGACGCAGCCAAGAGTGTGGTGCGGGCACTCTTCATCCGGGAGAAGTACACGGCCCTGTCGCTGCAGAGCTTCTGCCCCACCACCCGCCGCTACCTGCAGCAGCTGGCCGAGAAGCCCCTAGAGACACGGACCTATGAGCAGGGCCCCGACACCCCTGTGTCTGCTG aTGCCCCGGTGCACCCGCCTGCGCTGGAGCAGCACCCATATGAGCGCTGTGAGCCAAGTACCATGCCTGGGGACCTGGGCTTGGGTCTGCGCATGGTGCAGGGCGTGGTGCACGTCTACACCCGCAGGGAACCTGATGAGCA TTGCTCAGAGGTGGAGCTGCCGTACCCGGACCTGCAGGAATTTGTGGCTGATGTCAATGTGCTGATGGCCCTGATTATCAATGGCCCCAT AAAGTCATTCTGCTACCGCCGGCTGCAGTACCTGAGCTCCAAGTTCCAGATGCACGTGCTACTCAATGAGATGAAGGAGCTGGCTGCCCAGAAGAAAGTGCCACACCGAGATTTCTACAATATCCGCAAG GTGGACACCCACATCCATGCCTCATCCTGCATGAACCAGAAGCATCTGCTGCGCTTCATCAAGCGGGCGATGAAGCGGCACCTGGATGAGATCGTGCATGTGGAGCAGGGCCGCGAGCAGACGCTGCGGGAGGTCTTCGAGAGCATGAACCTCACTGCCTACGACCTCAGTGTGGACACGCTCGACGTGCACGCG GACAGGAACACCTTCCATCGCTTCGACAAGTTCAATGCCAAATACAACCCTATTGGGGAGTCTGTCCTCCGAGAGATCTTCATCAAGACCGACAACAGGGTTTCTGGGAAGTACTTTGCTCACATCATCAAG GAGGTGATGTCGGACCTGGAGGAGAGCAAGTACCAGAACGCGGAGCTGCGGCTCTCCATCTACGGGCGCTCGAGGGACGAGTGGGACAAGCTGGCGCGCTGGGCTGTCATGCACCGCGTGCACTCTCCCAACGTGCGCTGGCTCGTGCAGGTGCCCCGCCTCTT TGACGTGTACCGTACCAAGGGCCAGCTGGCCAACTTCCAGGAGATGCTGGAGAACATCTTCCTGCCTCTGTTTGAGGCCACTGTGCACCCTGCCAGCCACCCGGAACTACACCTCTTCTTGGAGCAC GTGGATGGTTTTGACAGCGTGGATGATGAGTCCAAGCCCGAGAACCATGTCTTCAATCTGGAGAGCCCCCTCCCCGAGGCTTGGGTGGAGGAGGACAACCCACCCTACGCCTACTACCTGTACTACACCTTCGCCAACATGGCCACGTTGAACCACCTGCGCAG GCAGAGGGGCTTCCACACGTTTGTGCTGAGGCCACACTGCGGGGAGGCTGGGCCCATCCACCACCTGGTGTCAGCTTTCATGCTGGCTGAGAACATCTCCCACGGGCTGCTTCTGCGCAAG GCCCCAGTCTTGCAGTACCTGTATTACCTGGCCCAGATTGGCATCGCCATGTCCCCTCTCAGCAacaacagcctcttcctcagctACCACCGGAACCCGCTACCCGAGTACCTGTCCCGAGGCCTCATGGTCTCCCTGTCCACTGACGATCCCCTGCAGTTCCACTTTACCAAG GAGCCACTGATGGAGGAGTACAGCATCGCCACCCAGGTGTGGAAGCTTAGCTCCTGCGACATGTGTGAGCTGGCCCGCAACAGTGTGCTCATGAGCGGCTTCTCCCACAAG GTAAAGAGCCACTGGCTGGGACCCAACTATACCAAGGAGGGCCCCGAGGGAAATGACATCCGCCGCACCAACGTGCCAGACATCCGAGTGGGCTACCGCCATGAGACCCTGTGCCAGGAGCTGGCGCTTATCACGCAGGCCGTCCAGAGCGAGATGCTGGAGACCATCCCTGAGGAGGCGGGTGTGGCCACAAGCCCGGGGCCTCAGTGA
- the AMPD2 gene encoding AMP deaminase 2 isoform X3 — MASEARGGLGAPPLQSARSLPGPAPCLKHFPLDLRTSMDGKCKEIAEELFSRSLAESELRSAPYEFPEESPIEQLEERRQRLERQISQDVKLEPDILLRAKQDFLKTDSDSDLQLYKEQGEGQGDRGLRERDVVLEREFQRVTISGEEKCGVPFTDLLDAAKSVVRALFIREKYTALSLQSFCPTTRRYLQQLAEKPLETRTYEQGPDTPVSADAPVHPPALEQHPYERCEPSTMPGDLGLGLRMVQGVVHVYTRREPDEHCSEVELPYPDLQEFVADVNVLMALIINGPIKSFCYRRLQYLSSKFQMHVLLNEMKELAAQKKVPHRDFYNIRKVDTHIHASSCMNQKHLLRFIKRAMKRHLDEIVHVEQGREQTLREVFESMNLTAYDLSVDTLDVHADRNTFHRFDKFNAKYNPIGESVLREIFIKTDNRVSGKYFAHIIKEVMSDLEESKYQNAELRLSIYGRSRDEWDKLARWAVMHRVHSPNVRWLVQVPRLFDVYRTKGQLANFQEMLENIFLPLFEATVHPASHPELHLFLEHVDGFDSVDDESKPENHVFNLESPLPEAWVEEDNPPYAYYLYYTFANMATLNHLRRQRGFHTFVLRPHCGEAGPIHHLVSAFMLAENISHGLLLRKAPVLQYLYYLAQIGIAMSPLSNNSLFLSYHRNPLPEYLSRGLMVSLSTDDPLQFHFTKEPLMEEYSIATQVWKLSSCDMCELARNSVLMSGFSHKVKSHWLGPNYTKEGPEGNDIRRTNVPDIRVGYRHETLCQELALITQAVQSEMLETIPEEAGVATSPGPQ, encoded by the exons ATGGCCTCAG AGGCTCGGGGTGGTCTGGGGGCCCCTCCGCTGCAGTCTGCCCGATCCCTgccgggccccgccccctgcctcaAGCACTTCCCGCTCGACCTGCGCACGTCTATGGATGGCAAATGCAAGGAGATCGCCGAG gAGCTGTTCAGCCGCTCGCTGGCTGAGAGTGAGCTCCGCAGTGCCCCGTATGAGTTCCCCGAGGAGAGCCCCATCGAGCAGCTGGAGGAGCGGCGGCAGCGGCTGGAGCGGCAGATCAGCCAGGATGTCAA GCTGGAGCCGGACATCCTGCTTAGGGCCAAGCAAGATTTCCTGAAGACGGACAGTGACTCGGACCTACa GCTCTACAAGGAGCAGGGCGAGGGGCAGGGTGACAGGGGCCTGCGGGAGCGTGATGTGGTGCTGGAACGGGAGTTTCAGCGGGTCACCATCTCCGGGGAGGAGAAGTGTGGG GTGCCATTCACAGACCTGCTGGACGCAGCCAAGAGTGTGGTGCGGGCACTCTTCATCCGGGAGAAGTACACGGCCCTGTCGCTGCAGAGCTTCTGCCCCACCACCCGCCGCTACCTGCAGCAGCTGGCCGAGAAGCCCCTAGAGACACGGACCTATGAGCAGGGCCCCGACACCCCTGTGTCTGCTG aTGCCCCGGTGCACCCGCCTGCGCTGGAGCAGCACCCATATGAGCGCTGTGAGCCAAGTACCATGCCTGGGGACCTGGGCTTGGGTCTGCGCATGGTGCAGGGCGTGGTGCACGTCTACACCCGCAGGGAACCTGATGAGCA TTGCTCAGAGGTGGAGCTGCCGTACCCGGACCTGCAGGAATTTGTGGCTGATGTCAATGTGCTGATGGCCCTGATTATCAATGGCCCCAT AAAGTCATTCTGCTACCGCCGGCTGCAGTACCTGAGCTCCAAGTTCCAGATGCACGTGCTACTCAATGAGATGAAGGAGCTGGCTGCCCAGAAGAAAGTGCCACACCGAGATTTCTACAATATCCGCAAG GTGGACACCCACATCCATGCCTCATCCTGCATGAACCAGAAGCATCTGCTGCGCTTCATCAAGCGGGCGATGAAGCGGCACCTGGATGAGATCGTGCATGTGGAGCAGGGCCGCGAGCAGACGCTGCGGGAGGTCTTCGAGAGCATGAACCTCACTGCCTACGACCTCAGTGTGGACACGCTCGACGTGCACGCG GACAGGAACACCTTCCATCGCTTCGACAAGTTCAATGCCAAATACAACCCTATTGGGGAGTCTGTCCTCCGAGAGATCTTCATCAAGACCGACAACAGGGTTTCTGGGAAGTACTTTGCTCACATCATCAAG GAGGTGATGTCGGACCTGGAGGAGAGCAAGTACCAGAACGCGGAGCTGCGGCTCTCCATCTACGGGCGCTCGAGGGACGAGTGGGACAAGCTGGCGCGCTGGGCTGTCATGCACCGCGTGCACTCTCCCAACGTGCGCTGGCTCGTGCAGGTGCCCCGCCTCTT TGACGTGTACCGTACCAAGGGCCAGCTGGCCAACTTCCAGGAGATGCTGGAGAACATCTTCCTGCCTCTGTTTGAGGCCACTGTGCACCCTGCCAGCCACCCGGAACTACACCTCTTCTTGGAGCAC GTGGATGGTTTTGACAGCGTGGATGATGAGTCCAAGCCCGAGAACCATGTCTTCAATCTGGAGAGCCCCCTCCCCGAGGCTTGGGTGGAGGAGGACAACCCACCCTACGCCTACTACCTGTACTACACCTTCGCCAACATGGCCACGTTGAACCACCTGCGCAG GCAGAGGGGCTTCCACACGTTTGTGCTGAGGCCACACTGCGGGGAGGCTGGGCCCATCCACCACCTGGTGTCAGCTTTCATGCTGGCTGAGAACATCTCCCACGGGCTGCTTCTGCGCAAG GCCCCAGTCTTGCAGTACCTGTATTACCTGGCCCAGATTGGCATCGCCATGTCCCCTCTCAGCAacaacagcctcttcctcagctACCACCGGAACCCGCTACCCGAGTACCTGTCCCGAGGCCTCATGGTCTCCCTGTCCACTGACGATCCCCTGCAGTTCCACTTTACCAAG GAGCCACTGATGGAGGAGTACAGCATCGCCACCCAGGTGTGGAAGCTTAGCTCCTGCGACATGTGTGAGCTGGCCCGCAACAGTGTGCTCATGAGCGGCTTCTCCCACAAG GTAAAGAGCCACTGGCTGGGACCCAACTATACCAAGGAGGGCCCCGAGGGAAATGACATCCGCCGCACCAACGTGCCAGACATCCGAGTGGGCTACCGCCATGAGACCCTGTGCCAGGAGCTGGCGCTTATCACGCAGGCCGTCCAGAGCGAGATGCTGGAGACCATCCCTGAGGAGGCGGGTGTGGCCACAAGCCCGGGGCCTCAGTGA
- the AMPD2 gene encoding AMP deaminase 2 isoform X2, whose translation MRPHSRGCLDNLRNRGQGLFRRQGAASCISHSRWRRGGGRGWMWQSQAPASAAQTPPLAPLWPQPWHPIHLTLASPRPNIPLRSGPACRPPLQFQELFSRSLAESELRSAPYEFPEESPIEQLEERRQRLERQISQDVKLEPDILLRAKQDFLKTDSDSDLQLYKEQGEGQGDRGLRERDVVLEREFQRVTISGEEKCGVPFTDLLDAAKSVVRALFIREKYTALSLQSFCPTTRRYLQQLAEKPLETRTYEQGPDTPVSADAPVHPPALEQHPYERCEPSTMPGDLGLGLRMVQGVVHVYTRREPDEHCSEVELPYPDLQEFVADVNVLMALIINGPIKSFCYRRLQYLSSKFQMHVLLNEMKELAAQKKVPHRDFYNIRKVDTHIHASSCMNQKHLLRFIKRAMKRHLDEIVHVEQGREQTLREVFESMNLTAYDLSVDTLDVHADRNTFHRFDKFNAKYNPIGESVLREIFIKTDNRVSGKYFAHIIKEVMSDLEESKYQNAELRLSIYGRSRDEWDKLARWAVMHRVHSPNVRWLVQVPRLFDVYRTKGQLANFQEMLENIFLPLFEATVHPASHPELHLFLEHVDGFDSVDDESKPENHVFNLESPLPEAWVEEDNPPYAYYLYYTFANMATLNHLRRQRGFHTFVLRPHCGEAGPIHHLVSAFMLAENISHGLLLRKAPVLQYLYYLAQIGIAMSPLSNNSLFLSYHRNPLPEYLSRGLMVSLSTDDPLQFHFTKEPLMEEYSIATQVWKLSSCDMCELARNSVLMSGFSHKVKSHWLGPNYTKEGPEGNDIRRTNVPDIRVGYRHETLCQELALITQAVQSEMLETIPEEAGVATSPGPQ comes from the exons ATGAGGCCCCACTCCCGAGGTTGCCTAGACAACCTGAGAAATCGTGGCCAGGGCCTCTTCCGCCGGCAGGGCGCTGCTTCCTGCATCAGTCACTCCCGCTGGAGGCGGGGCGGAGGAAGGGGTTGgatgtggcagagccaggccccaGCCAGTGCCGCTCAGACTCCCCCGCTGGCACCGCTGTGGCCCCAGCCATGGCATCCTATCCATCTGACCCTGGCAAGCCCAAGGCCAAATATCCCTTTAAGAAGCGGGCCAGCCTGCAGGCCTCCACTGCAGTTCCAG gAGCTGTTCAGCCGCTCGCTGGCTGAGAGTGAGCTCCGCAGTGCCCCGTATGAGTTCCCCGAGGAGAGCCCCATCGAGCAGCTGGAGGAGCGGCGGCAGCGGCTGGAGCGGCAGATCAGCCAGGATGTCAA GCTGGAGCCGGACATCCTGCTTAGGGCCAAGCAAGATTTCCTGAAGACGGACAGTGACTCGGACCTACa GCTCTACAAGGAGCAGGGCGAGGGGCAGGGTGACAGGGGCCTGCGGGAGCGTGATGTGGTGCTGGAACGGGAGTTTCAGCGGGTCACCATCTCCGGGGAGGAGAAGTGTGGG GTGCCATTCACAGACCTGCTGGACGCAGCCAAGAGTGTGGTGCGGGCACTCTTCATCCGGGAGAAGTACACGGCCCTGTCGCTGCAGAGCTTCTGCCCCACCACCCGCCGCTACCTGCAGCAGCTGGCCGAGAAGCCCCTAGAGACACGGACCTATGAGCAGGGCCCCGACACCCCTGTGTCTGCTG aTGCCCCGGTGCACCCGCCTGCGCTGGAGCAGCACCCATATGAGCGCTGTGAGCCAAGTACCATGCCTGGGGACCTGGGCTTGGGTCTGCGCATGGTGCAGGGCGTGGTGCACGTCTACACCCGCAGGGAACCTGATGAGCA TTGCTCAGAGGTGGAGCTGCCGTACCCGGACCTGCAGGAATTTGTGGCTGATGTCAATGTGCTGATGGCCCTGATTATCAATGGCCCCAT AAAGTCATTCTGCTACCGCCGGCTGCAGTACCTGAGCTCCAAGTTCCAGATGCACGTGCTACTCAATGAGATGAAGGAGCTGGCTGCCCAGAAGAAAGTGCCACACCGAGATTTCTACAATATCCGCAAG GTGGACACCCACATCCATGCCTCATCCTGCATGAACCAGAAGCATCTGCTGCGCTTCATCAAGCGGGCGATGAAGCGGCACCTGGATGAGATCGTGCATGTGGAGCAGGGCCGCGAGCAGACGCTGCGGGAGGTCTTCGAGAGCATGAACCTCACTGCCTACGACCTCAGTGTGGACACGCTCGACGTGCACGCG GACAGGAACACCTTCCATCGCTTCGACAAGTTCAATGCCAAATACAACCCTATTGGGGAGTCTGTCCTCCGAGAGATCTTCATCAAGACCGACAACAGGGTTTCTGGGAAGTACTTTGCTCACATCATCAAG GAGGTGATGTCGGACCTGGAGGAGAGCAAGTACCAGAACGCGGAGCTGCGGCTCTCCATCTACGGGCGCTCGAGGGACGAGTGGGACAAGCTGGCGCGCTGGGCTGTCATGCACCGCGTGCACTCTCCCAACGTGCGCTGGCTCGTGCAGGTGCCCCGCCTCTT TGACGTGTACCGTACCAAGGGCCAGCTGGCCAACTTCCAGGAGATGCTGGAGAACATCTTCCTGCCTCTGTTTGAGGCCACTGTGCACCCTGCCAGCCACCCGGAACTACACCTCTTCTTGGAGCAC GTGGATGGTTTTGACAGCGTGGATGATGAGTCCAAGCCCGAGAACCATGTCTTCAATCTGGAGAGCCCCCTCCCCGAGGCTTGGGTGGAGGAGGACAACCCACCCTACGCCTACTACCTGTACTACACCTTCGCCAACATGGCCACGTTGAACCACCTGCGCAG GCAGAGGGGCTTCCACACGTTTGTGCTGAGGCCACACTGCGGGGAGGCTGGGCCCATCCACCACCTGGTGTCAGCTTTCATGCTGGCTGAGAACATCTCCCACGGGCTGCTTCTGCGCAAG GCCCCAGTCTTGCAGTACCTGTATTACCTGGCCCAGATTGGCATCGCCATGTCCCCTCTCAGCAacaacagcctcttcctcagctACCACCGGAACCCGCTACCCGAGTACCTGTCCCGAGGCCTCATGGTCTCCCTGTCCACTGACGATCCCCTGCAGTTCCACTTTACCAAG GAGCCACTGATGGAGGAGTACAGCATCGCCACCCAGGTGTGGAAGCTTAGCTCCTGCGACATGTGTGAGCTGGCCCGCAACAGTGTGCTCATGAGCGGCTTCTCCCACAAG GTAAAGAGCCACTGGCTGGGACCCAACTATACCAAGGAGGGCCCCGAGGGAAATGACATCCGCCGCACCAACGTGCCAGACATCCGAGTGGGCTACCGCCATGAGACCCTGTGCCAGGAGCTGGCGCTTATCACGCAGGCCGTCCAGAGCGAGATGCTGGAGACCATCCCTGAGGAGGCGGGTGTGGCCACAAGCCCGGGGCCTCAGTGA
- the AMPD2 gene encoding AMP deaminase 2 isoform X4, translated as MDGKCKEIAEELFSRSLAESELRSAPYEFPEESPIEQLEERRQRLERQISQDVKLEPDILLRAKQDFLKTDSDSDLQLYKEQGEGQGDRGLRERDVVLEREFQRVTISGEEKCGVPFTDLLDAAKSVVRALFIREKYTALSLQSFCPTTRRYLQQLAEKPLETRTYEQGPDTPVSADAPVHPPALEQHPYERCEPSTMPGDLGLGLRMVQGVVHVYTRREPDEHCSEVELPYPDLQEFVADVNVLMALIINGPIKSFCYRRLQYLSSKFQMHVLLNEMKELAAQKKVPHRDFYNIRKVDTHIHASSCMNQKHLLRFIKRAMKRHLDEIVHVEQGREQTLREVFESMNLTAYDLSVDTLDVHADRNTFHRFDKFNAKYNPIGESVLREIFIKTDNRVSGKYFAHIIKEVMSDLEESKYQNAELRLSIYGRSRDEWDKLARWAVMHRVHSPNVRWLVQVPRLFDVYRTKGQLANFQEMLENIFLPLFEATVHPASHPELHLFLEHVDGFDSVDDESKPENHVFNLESPLPEAWVEEDNPPYAYYLYYTFANMATLNHLRRQRGFHTFVLRPHCGEAGPIHHLVSAFMLAENISHGLLLRKAPVLQYLYYLAQIGIAMSPLSNNSLFLSYHRNPLPEYLSRGLMVSLSTDDPLQFHFTKEPLMEEYSIATQVWKLSSCDMCELARNSVLMSGFSHKVKSHWLGPNYTKEGPEGNDIRRTNVPDIRVGYRHETLCQELALITQAVQSEMLETIPEEAGVATSPGPQ; from the exons ATGGATGGCAAATGCAAGGAGATCGCCGAG gAGCTGTTCAGCCGCTCGCTGGCTGAGAGTGAGCTCCGCAGTGCCCCGTATGAGTTCCCCGAGGAGAGCCCCATCGAGCAGCTGGAGGAGCGGCGGCAGCGGCTGGAGCGGCAGATCAGCCAGGATGTCAA GCTGGAGCCGGACATCCTGCTTAGGGCCAAGCAAGATTTCCTGAAGACGGACAGTGACTCGGACCTACa GCTCTACAAGGAGCAGGGCGAGGGGCAGGGTGACAGGGGCCTGCGGGAGCGTGATGTGGTGCTGGAACGGGAGTTTCAGCGGGTCACCATCTCCGGGGAGGAGAAGTGTGGG GTGCCATTCACAGACCTGCTGGACGCAGCCAAGAGTGTGGTGCGGGCACTCTTCATCCGGGAGAAGTACACGGCCCTGTCGCTGCAGAGCTTCTGCCCCACCACCCGCCGCTACCTGCAGCAGCTGGCCGAGAAGCCCCTAGAGACACGGACCTATGAGCAGGGCCCCGACACCCCTGTGTCTGCTG aTGCCCCGGTGCACCCGCCTGCGCTGGAGCAGCACCCATATGAGCGCTGTGAGCCAAGTACCATGCCTGGGGACCTGGGCTTGGGTCTGCGCATGGTGCAGGGCGTGGTGCACGTCTACACCCGCAGGGAACCTGATGAGCA TTGCTCAGAGGTGGAGCTGCCGTACCCGGACCTGCAGGAATTTGTGGCTGATGTCAATGTGCTGATGGCCCTGATTATCAATGGCCCCAT AAAGTCATTCTGCTACCGCCGGCTGCAGTACCTGAGCTCCAAGTTCCAGATGCACGTGCTACTCAATGAGATGAAGGAGCTGGCTGCCCAGAAGAAAGTGCCACACCGAGATTTCTACAATATCCGCAAG GTGGACACCCACATCCATGCCTCATCCTGCATGAACCAGAAGCATCTGCTGCGCTTCATCAAGCGGGCGATGAAGCGGCACCTGGATGAGATCGTGCATGTGGAGCAGGGCCGCGAGCAGACGCTGCGGGAGGTCTTCGAGAGCATGAACCTCACTGCCTACGACCTCAGTGTGGACACGCTCGACGTGCACGCG GACAGGAACACCTTCCATCGCTTCGACAAGTTCAATGCCAAATACAACCCTATTGGGGAGTCTGTCCTCCGAGAGATCTTCATCAAGACCGACAACAGGGTTTCTGGGAAGTACTTTGCTCACATCATCAAG GAGGTGATGTCGGACCTGGAGGAGAGCAAGTACCAGAACGCGGAGCTGCGGCTCTCCATCTACGGGCGCTCGAGGGACGAGTGGGACAAGCTGGCGCGCTGGGCTGTCATGCACCGCGTGCACTCTCCCAACGTGCGCTGGCTCGTGCAGGTGCCCCGCCTCTT TGACGTGTACCGTACCAAGGGCCAGCTGGCCAACTTCCAGGAGATGCTGGAGAACATCTTCCTGCCTCTGTTTGAGGCCACTGTGCACCCTGCCAGCCACCCGGAACTACACCTCTTCTTGGAGCAC GTGGATGGTTTTGACAGCGTGGATGATGAGTCCAAGCCCGAGAACCATGTCTTCAATCTGGAGAGCCCCCTCCCCGAGGCTTGGGTGGAGGAGGACAACCCACCCTACGCCTACTACCTGTACTACACCTTCGCCAACATGGCCACGTTGAACCACCTGCGCAG GCAGAGGGGCTTCCACACGTTTGTGCTGAGGCCACACTGCGGGGAGGCTGGGCCCATCCACCACCTGGTGTCAGCTTTCATGCTGGCTGAGAACATCTCCCACGGGCTGCTTCTGCGCAAG GCCCCAGTCTTGCAGTACCTGTATTACCTGGCCCAGATTGGCATCGCCATGTCCCCTCTCAGCAacaacagcctcttcctcagctACCACCGGAACCCGCTACCCGAGTACCTGTCCCGAGGCCTCATGGTCTCCCTGTCCACTGACGATCCCCTGCAGTTCCACTTTACCAAG GAGCCACTGATGGAGGAGTACAGCATCGCCACCCAGGTGTGGAAGCTTAGCTCCTGCGACATGTGTGAGCTGGCCCGCAACAGTGTGCTCATGAGCGGCTTCTCCCACAAG GTAAAGAGCCACTGGCTGGGACCCAACTATACCAAGGAGGGCCCCGAGGGAAATGACATCCGCCGCACCAACGTGCCAGACATCCGAGTGGGCTACCGCCATGAGACCCTGTGCCAGGAGCTGGCGCTTATCACGCAGGCCGTCCAGAGCGAGATGCTGGAGACCATCCCTGAGGAGGCGGGTGTGGCCACAAGCCCGGGGCCTCAGTGA